In Trichocoleus desertorum NBK24, the following are encoded in one genomic region:
- a CDS encoding YggS family pyridoxal phosphate-dependent enzyme, which yields MSDAMTSSQRTPDHERIASICQTLPPAVQLIAVTKQVPVAAMRTAYEAGLRNFGESRIQEAEAKQAELQDLPDITWHFIGRLQSNKAQKALELFQWIHSVDSLKLAQRLDRLAEPLPSKPQICLQVKILSDPNKTGWLPKQLLTDLAVLDQCQNLKIQGLMTIPPLGLSEPETLAVFQQAQELADKIRQQGWSRLQITQLSMGMSGDYRLAIQAGATMIRLGTILFGKRDPLPLA from the coding sequence ATGTCCGATGCGATGACTTCTTCACAGCGAACGCCCGACCACGAACGCATTGCCAGCATTTGCCAAACTTTACCCCCTGCTGTCCAGTTAATCGCTGTGACTAAGCAGGTACCAGTAGCAGCGATGCGAACGGCTTATGAAGCGGGCTTGCGGAATTTTGGTGAGAGCCGAATTCAAGAAGCGGAAGCCAAGCAAGCTGAACTACAAGATCTACCGGATATCACCTGGCACTTCATTGGGCGCTTGCAGAGCAACAAAGCTCAGAAGGCATTGGAGCTATTTCAGTGGATTCATTCGGTAGATAGTTTGAAATTAGCTCAACGTCTAGATCGTTTGGCCGAGCCCTTACCGAGTAAGCCGCAAATCTGCTTACAAGTCAAAATTTTGTCTGATCCCAACAAAACAGGTTGGCTCCCTAAGCAGTTGCTAACAGATTTGGCCGTACTCGATCAGTGTCAAAACTTAAAAATTCAAGGGCTGATGACAATCCCGCCTCTAGGGTTAAGTGAGCCAGAGACTTTAGCAGTTTTTCAGCAGGCTCAGGAACTAGCAGACAAAATTAGACAACAAGGTTGGTCGCGCCTTCAGATCACTCAGCTCTCAATGGGGATGTCTGGTGATTACAGGTTGGCTATTCAAGCAGGGGCAACGATGATTCGCTTGGGCACTATTCTATTTGGCAAGCGAGATCCATTACCTCTTGCTTAA
- the proC gene encoding pyrroline-5-carboxylate reductase: MSAKFGLIGGGVMGEALLSRLVAQKIYLPQEVIVSEPQPQRRDFLAQQYGVSVTPENKVAFQATEVVLLAIKPQAFAAVAGQLIDQIDQTIRDRPLVLSILAGVPLQKLEAAFPECPVVRAMPNTPATVGAGMTAIAAGQLAQPAHLEQARTIFQAVGEVVEVPENLLDAVTGLSGSGPGYVAIAIEALTDGGVAAGLPRAIAAKLALQTVLGTAQLLHESGMHPAELKDRVTSPGGTTITGIAQLEQAGFRSALIQAVTKACDRAKELGS; this comes from the coding sequence TTGTCTGCAAAATTTGGTTTGATTGGCGGCGGGGTAATGGGGGAGGCTCTGTTATCCCGCCTCGTCGCTCAGAAGATTTATCTCCCGCAAGAAGTCATTGTCAGTGAGCCACAACCACAGCGACGTGACTTTCTGGCCCAGCAATATGGTGTTTCTGTAACTCCAGAGAATAAGGTAGCTTTCCAGGCAACTGAGGTTGTCTTGTTGGCAATTAAACCGCAGGCATTCGCAGCCGTTGCGGGTCAATTGATTGATCAAATTGATCAGACTATTCGCGATCGCCCGCTTGTGCTTTCGATTTTGGCGGGAGTGCCCCTACAAAAGTTAGAAGCTGCTTTTCCAGAATGCCCCGTGGTGCGAGCCATGCCCAACACGCCTGCAACGGTAGGGGCGGGGATGACTGCGATCGCTGCTGGCCAATTAGCGCAGCCTGCTCACCTAGAACAAGCCCGCACCATTTTTCAGGCTGTGGGTGAAGTGGTAGAAGTGCCAGAAAACTTACTCGATGCCGTGACTGGGTTATCAGGCTCTGGCCCCGGTTATGTGGCGATCGCAATTGAAGCCTTAACGGATGGTGGGGTAGCGGCAGGATTGCCACGAGCGATCGCAGCAAAGTTGGCTTTGCAAACGGTTTTGGGTACCGCTCAACTGTTGCACGAGTCGGGGATGCATCCCGCAGAGCTAAAGGATCGGGTAACTAGCCCTGGGGGGACGACGATCACCGGAATTGCTCAACTAGAGCAGGCAGGATTTCGCTCAGCTCTGATTCAAGCCGTGACCAAAGCCTGCGATCGCGCCAAGGAACTAGGCAGTTAA
- the acpS gene encoding holo-ACP synthase yields the protein MNIRLGTDIVYIPRIQTALERFGERFLQRVYTPAEQRDCGSFIQVPEQAGLLHEKRTDVSAKQLAGRWAAKEAVAKALGTGWRGLRYTDIEVQRRPSGEPQVHLYGAAAIAAAQWGEYQWQMSLSHDGDYAIATVIAFCPN from the coding sequence TTGAATATTCGCCTTGGCACAGATATTGTCTACATTCCTCGGATTCAAACTGCTCTGGAGCGTTTTGGCGAGCGGTTTCTCCAGCGAGTCTATACTCCAGCCGAGCAGCGAGATTGTGGATCATTCATTCAAGTGCCTGAGCAGGCGGGGCTGCTTCACGAAAAACGGACGGATGTGTCCGCCAAACAACTGGCGGGGCGTTGGGCAGCCAAGGAAGCCGTAGCGAAGGCACTAGGTACTGGGTGGCGAGGTTTGCGCTACACCGATATTGAAGTGCAGCGTCGGCCCAGCGGGGAACCCCAAGTGCATCTCTATGGAGCAGCAGCGATCGCGGCAGCTCAGTGGGGGGAATATCAGTGGCAAATGAGCCTGAGTCATGATGGCGACTATGCGATCGCGACCGTAATTGCCTTTTGCCCCAACTAA
- a CDS encoding cell division protein SepF gives MNNIFTKLRDFVGFNDPVEYEYEYDEMDGEEYQNLYREENPQPAPEEDPRNRRRIRERVSMATETGIGSTMNNVIGMPGAINGLSEVMVMEPRSFEEMPQAIQALRERKSVVLNLTIMDPDQAQRAVDFVAGGTYAIDGHQERIGESIFLFTPNCVQVTTQAGATQEAPQPQARPSRPAAPTPAWTAEQARMA, from the coding sequence GTGAACAATATTTTCACGAAATTGCGGGATTTTGTCGGTTTCAACGATCCCGTCGAGTATGAATATGAGTATGACGAGATGGATGGGGAAGAATATCAAAATCTCTATCGAGAAGAGAATCCCCAGCCCGCTCCGGAAGAAGATCCCCGGAATCGTCGTCGCATCCGTGAGCGCGTATCAATGGCCACCGAAACAGGAATTGGTTCAACCATGAATAACGTAATTGGCATGCCAGGAGCCATCAATGGCCTCTCAGAAGTGATGGTAATGGAACCCCGTTCTTTTGAGGAAATGCCTCAAGCCATCCAGGCACTGCGGGAACGCAAATCAGTGGTTTTGAACCTGACGATCATGGACCCTGACCAGGCTCAGCGCGCAGTTGATTTTGTCGCGGGTGGTACCTACGCCATTGATGGACATCAAGAGCGGATTGGCGAAAGCATTTTCCTCTTTACTCCCAACTGTGTACAAGTCACTACCCAAGCAGGTGCAACTCAAGAAGCACCTCAGCCTCAAGCTCGTCCTAGCCGTCCTGCTGCCCCTACACCAGCTTGGACTGCTGAGCAAGCCCGCATGGCTTAA
- the der gene encoding ribosome biogenesis GTPase Der, which yields MSLPIVAILGRPNVGKSTIVNRLAETKGAIVFNEPGVTRDRTYQPAYWRDREFLVVDTGGLIFDDDTEFLPLIRQQAMAALAEASVAIFVVDGQEGPATADEEIATWLRQQSVPVLLTVNKCESPDQGMAQAAQFWSLGLGEPYPVSGIHGNGTGELLDEVLKHLPPPEELPENPEIKVAIVGRPNVGKSSLLNAFVGENRAIVSPISGTTRDSIDTVVERDGKTYRLIDTAGIRKKKHIEYGPEFFSINRAFKAIRRADVVLMVIDALDGVTEQDQKLAGRITDEGRACIIVVNKWDAVEKDAYTIYDYEEQVKSRLQFTEWAPLIFVSAETGQRVEKILELVNTAAEQHKRRVTTSVINEVLEDAGNWHSPPTTRQGRQGRIYYGTQVSTQPPTIALFVNEAKLFNDNYRRYVERQLRESLGFAGTPIRLIWRSKKMREMEKGSPNRATRV from the coding sequence ATGTCCTTGCCTATTGTTGCTATTCTTGGTCGTCCGAACGTGGGCAAGTCAACGATTGTGAACCGTTTGGCCGAAACAAAGGGCGCGATTGTCTTTAACGAGCCCGGTGTCACTCGCGATCGCACTTACCAACCTGCCTACTGGCGCGATCGCGAATTTTTAGTGGTCGATACAGGTGGCCTGATTTTTGATGACGACACAGAATTTTTGCCGCTGATTCGACAACAAGCAATGGCTGCTTTAGCAGAAGCCAGTGTGGCTATTTTTGTAGTAGATGGTCAAGAAGGCCCTGCTACAGCCGACGAAGAGATTGCCACCTGGTTACGCCAGCAATCAGTGCCTGTATTACTAACGGTCAACAAATGTGAGTCTCCCGACCAGGGAATGGCCCAAGCCGCTCAGTTTTGGAGCTTAGGTTTGGGTGAGCCTTATCCTGTTTCTGGCATTCACGGAAATGGCACGGGTGAACTTTTAGATGAAGTGCTCAAACATTTGCCACCGCCGGAAGAACTACCGGAGAACCCAGAAATCAAGGTGGCGATCGTCGGACGGCCTAACGTCGGCAAATCCAGCCTGCTCAACGCCTTCGTAGGAGAAAATCGTGCCATTGTCAGCCCGATTTCTGGCACCACCCGCGACAGCATCGACACAGTTGTAGAACGGGACGGCAAGACTTATCGCTTGATTGATACGGCTGGCATCCGTAAGAAAAAGCATATTGAGTACGGCCCAGAATTCTTCAGTATTAACCGTGCTTTCAAGGCGATTCGCCGAGCTGATGTCGTCTTAATGGTGATTGATGCCCTAGATGGCGTGACCGAGCAAGATCAGAAACTAGCAGGCCGCATTACAGATGAAGGGCGGGCTTGCATTATTGTGGTCAACAAATGGGACGCAGTTGAAAAAGATGCTTACACCATTTATGACTACGAAGAACAAGTCAAAAGCCGCTTACAGTTTACAGAATGGGCTCCGCTAATTTTTGTCAGTGCTGAGACAGGACAGCGGGTTGAGAAAATTCTGGAGCTAGTGAACACCGCCGCTGAGCAACATAAACGGCGGGTCACCACCTCTGTGATTAATGAGGTTTTGGAGGATGCAGGGAATTGGCATTCGCCCCCAACCACGCGCCAAGGTCGTCAAGGCAGAATTTATTACGGCACTCAAGTCAGCACTCAACCTCCTACGATCGCTCTGTTTGTCAACGAAGCCAAGCTATTTAATGACAACTATCGTCGTTATGTTGAACGGCAATTGCGGGAGAGTTTGGGTTTTGCCGGAACTCCGATTCGTTTGATTTGGCGCAGCAAAAAAATGCGGGAAATGGAGAAGGGGAGTCCCAACCGGGCAACGCGCGTTTAA
- the lpxB gene encoding lipid-A-disaccharide synthase yields MGEPIAQRAAIAETPAASRTIRLFISTGEVSGDLQGALLVTALKQQAQALGIELEILALGGDRMAQAGATLLGNTTAIGSVGLLESLPYIWPTLQIQRRAKQYLRQHPPDLVVLIDYLGPNVAIGSYVRQYLPQVPIAYFIAPQEWVWSLSPRNTARIVNITDRLLAIFPEEARYFAEHGAKVSWVGHPLVDRMQAAPDRASARQALGIPDDQIAIALLPASRRQELKYLMPVIFQAAQQIQAQLPQVHFWIPVSLEAYRQPIEQAIQHYGLRATLLAGQGLAGQGLAGQVSNSKFEESITLRAIAAADLAIGKSGTVNLEIALLNVPQVVLYRVGAVTAWIARHILKFSIPFMSPPNLVEMKAVVPEFLQDQATPDNIAQAGLELLLNPARRQQTLNDYQAMRQAIGEVGACDRAAKEILQLLPTNIQPS; encoded by the coding sequence ATGGGTGAACCGATCGCTCAGCGGGCTGCGATCGCAGAGACTCCTGCCGCATCCCGGACGATTCGCTTGTTTATTAGCACAGGCGAGGTTTCTGGCGATCTCCAGGGGGCACTGCTGGTTACGGCCCTCAAGCAACAAGCGCAAGCTCTAGGGATTGAGCTGGAAATTTTAGCCCTAGGGGGCGATCGCATGGCCCAAGCGGGAGCGACCTTGTTGGGGAACACCACAGCCATTGGTTCGGTGGGCCTCCTAGAGTCATTACCCTATATTTGGCCGACCCTACAAATTCAGCGGCGAGCCAAGCAATATCTGCGGCAACATCCCCCAGATTTAGTAGTCTTGATTGACTACTTAGGCCCTAATGTGGCGATTGGTAGCTACGTGCGGCAGTATTTGCCCCAAGTGCCGATCGCCTATTTCATTGCGCCTCAAGAGTGGGTTTGGTCACTCAGTCCGCGCAATACAGCCCGCATTGTCAATATCACAGATCGCCTCTTAGCAATTTTTCCAGAAGAAGCCCGTTATTTTGCCGAGCATGGAGCCAAAGTGAGTTGGGTGGGGCATCCCTTGGTAGACCGAATGCAAGCTGCTCCCGATCGCGCCAGTGCGAGACAAGCCTTAGGAATTCCGGATGACCAGATTGCGATCGCCCTTTTACCCGCTTCGCGACGGCAAGAACTGAAATACTTGATGCCCGTAATTTTTCAAGCGGCTCAGCAAATCCAGGCTCAGTTACCTCAAGTTCATTTTTGGATTCCCGTGTCTTTGGAAGCCTACCGCCAGCCTATTGAACAGGCAATTCAACACTATGGATTGCGGGCAACTCTACTGGCAGGTCAGGGCTTGGCAGGTCAGGGCTTGGCAGGTCAGGTGAGCAATTCTAAATTTGAGGAATCCATCACATTACGGGCGATCGCGGCAGCAGATTTGGCAATTGGGAAATCGGGCACAGTCAACTTAGAAATTGCCTTACTCAACGTGCCTCAGGTCGTTCTGTATCGAGTTGGAGCTGTCACGGCTTGGATTGCTCGCCACATTCTCAAGTTTTCTATCCCGTTTATGTCACCGCCCAACTTAGTGGAAATGAAGGCTGTAGTGCCAGAGTTTCTACAAGACCAGGCAACACCAGACAACATTGCCCAAGCAGGTTTGGAGTTACTGCTTAATCCTGCCCGTCGCCAGCAAACCTTAAACGATTACCAAGCGATGCGCCAAGCAATTGGAGAAGTCGGAGCCTGCGATCGCGCTGCCAAAGAGATTTTGCAACTCTTGCCCACGAACATACAACCTTCCTGA
- a CDS encoding energy-coupling factor transporter transmembrane protein EcfT, translated as MDLLRSLPLGLYLEQPQTWLHRLDPRIKLAWLMSFLLAPLLANPVWRLLLVVLLVLITLGAMIPFRVWRQQMVWLLMLSFFVFLLTAIAPDGLDAEHQPRLPANELAFAQQPTTSTPEQGSAWFDPRAWFAWGAGNGGQGDRPSNQQVTQSLPQPTPYNYVLFKQKPFLVTRRSLDLGVRVSTLLFTLIYSTNLFLLTTAPEEITAGLESLMRPLRRLNWPVTEIVLTLTLSLRFIPLVLEEVQNLIRSVRTRAINWKKLGLRGAIQVWMLIAERLLENLLLRAEQIASAMKVRGFTSPNEHRVQWHQLRLGLGDWLALLALLGLWGARLIWGSEVS; from the coding sequence ATGGATCTGCTGCGATCGCTGCCATTAGGGCTGTACCTAGAACAACCACAAACTTGGCTCCATCGGCTTGATCCCCGGATTAAGTTGGCTTGGCTGATGAGTTTTTTACTGGCTCCTCTACTGGCTAATCCAGTTTGGCGCTTGTTGCTGGTGGTGTTGCTGGTGCTAATCACCTTAGGGGCGATGATTCCTTTTCGAGTTTGGCGGCAGCAGATGGTTTGGCTGTTGATGCTGAGCTTCTTTGTCTTCTTGCTAACAGCGATCGCCCCTGATGGCCTTGATGCCGAGCATCAACCTCGTCTGCCTGCGAATGAGTTGGCTTTTGCTCAGCAGCCTACGACTTCAACCCCTGAACAAGGTTCTGCCTGGTTTGATCCTCGGGCTTGGTTCGCGTGGGGCGCAGGAAATGGTGGACAAGGCGATCGCCCCTCTAATCAACAGGTAACTCAATCCTTACCGCAGCCTACGCCTTACAACTACGTCCTTTTTAAGCAGAAGCCGTTTCTGGTGACTCGGCGATCGCTGGACTTAGGCGTTCGGGTAAGCACTTTGCTGTTTACCTTGATTTACAGCACGAATCTGTTTTTGCTGACCACCGCGCCTGAGGAGATTACGGCAGGACTAGAAAGCCTAATGCGACCCTTGCGGCGGCTGAACTGGCCTGTGACTGAGATTGTATTAACCCTCACTTTGTCATTGCGGTTTATTCCGTTGGTGCTGGAAGAAGTCCAAAATTTGATTCGCTCGGTTCGCACCCGCGCCATTAATTGGAAAAAATTGGGATTGCGCGGAGCCATTCAAGTTTGGATGCTAATTGCCGAGCGCTTACTAGAGAATTTGTTGCTACGGGCAGAGCAAATTGCTAGCGCCATGAAAGTGCGTGGCTTTACGAGCCCTAATGAGCATCGGGTGCAGTGGCATCAACTGCGTTTGGGCCTTGGGGATTGGCTAGCATTGTTGGCGCTGTTGGGCCTATGGGGGGCACGTCTTATTTGGGGATCGGAAGTTTCATAG
- the fabZ gene encoding 3-hydroxyacyl-ACP dehydratase FabZ has protein sequence MLAVEDIHKLLPHRYPFSLVDRIIEYVPGERAVGIKNVTFNEPHFQGHFPGRPIMPGVLIVEAMAQVGGIVLTQMSDVQGGLFLFAGIDKVRFRRPVTPGDQLVLTVELLCVKRRRFGKMQGRAEVDGQLAAEGELMFSLVD, from the coding sequence ATTCTGGCAGTTGAGGACATTCACAAGCTATTGCCCCATCGTTACCCCTTTTCCCTAGTCGATCGCATTATTGAGTATGTGCCAGGAGAGCGGGCAGTTGGGATCAAAAATGTCACTTTCAACGAGCCACATTTCCAAGGGCATTTCCCCGGACGGCCCATTATGCCTGGGGTTTTAATCGTAGAAGCAATGGCCCAAGTCGGGGGTATCGTCCTTACCCAAATGTCGGATGTGCAGGGCGGATTGTTCCTGTTTGCGGGCATCGATAAAGTTCGTTTTCGTCGTCCTGTGACCCCAGGAGATCAGTTAGTTCTGACGGTGGAACTGCTATGCGTCAAGCGACGTCGTTTTGGTAAGATGCAAGGCCGAGCTGAAGTAGATGGTCAGCTGGCAGCCGAAGGTGAACTCATGTTTTCCCTGGTGGACTAA
- a CDS encoding anthranilate synthase component I, with amino-acid sequence MHPIQPWYWRSLPLAERTGLQVFAALFRQPTALDNPGSAIATLLESPYPLVNLGAISALEQAQARYSICAGTPRVVDGQLQLWTPQVGGILPFLEQLLQRSNSALADERSRPDTLPFTGGWLGWLGYDLAWEIEHLPQLKLDSLPFPVAYWYEPDCFAVLDHWEQTLWLAATQEPQLDQLEERLTLTQEATNCESFDLNQNTSPTAPSLAPKFHTAQTDYEAAVLKAKNYIKAGDIFQTNLSVRFEADLAADSWSLYRTLQHINPSPFASYWQTPWGDVVSCSPERLVQLQGQQAQTRPIAGTRSRGATPDQDQAHQQELLASAKEQAEHIMLVDLERNDLGRVCEWGSVAVNELLAIEHYSHVMHLVSNVVGTLQPACNSIDLIRSMFPGGTITGCPKVRCMEIIEELEPVRRSLFYGSCGYLDWRGQLDLNILIRTLLITKSDRSTLNEPQNFKVWGQVGAGIVADSDPEREWYESLHKAQAQLAALRLVELQPPTSS; translated from the coding sequence ATGCATCCAATTCAGCCTTGGTATTGGCGATCGCTTCCCTTAGCTGAGCGCACTGGTTTGCAGGTCTTTGCTGCTTTGTTTCGTCAACCCACTGCTCTAGACAATCCTGGTTCTGCAATCGCGACTCTGCTCGAAAGCCCTTATCCACTCGTCAACCTTGGTGCAATTAGCGCCCTAGAACAAGCCCAAGCTCGCTATTCTATCTGTGCAGGAACTCCCCGTGTAGTGGATGGACAACTGCAACTCTGGACGCCTCAGGTGGGCGGCATTTTACCGTTTCTGGAGCAACTGCTACAACGCTCTAATTCTGCTTTGGCGGATGAGCGATCGCGCCCAGATACCTTACCGTTTACAGGCGGTTGGTTGGGTTGGTTGGGGTACGACTTAGCCTGGGAGATCGAGCATTTGCCCCAGCTCAAATTAGATTCACTACCGTTCCCAGTGGCTTATTGGTATGAGCCAGATTGCTTTGCCGTATTAGATCATTGGGAGCAAACTCTCTGGTTAGCCGCAACTCAGGAGCCGCAACTCGATCAACTAGAGGAACGCTTAACGCTCACTCAAGAGGCTACAAACTGCGAATCATTCGACCTGAACCAGAATACATCTCCCACAGCTCCCTCTCTAGCTCCCAAATTTCATACCGCTCAAACTGATTACGAAGCTGCCGTTCTCAAAGCCAAAAACTACATTAAAGCTGGAGATATTTTTCAAACGAACCTCTCGGTGCGCTTTGAAGCCGACTTGGCTGCCGATAGTTGGTCGCTTTATCGCACTTTGCAACACATTAACCCGTCTCCCTTTGCGAGCTATTGGCAAACTCCTTGGGGAGATGTGGTGAGTTGTTCTCCAGAGCGGCTGGTACAGTTGCAAGGACAACAAGCTCAAACCCGACCCATTGCTGGGACGCGATCGCGAGGGGCTACTCCTGATCAAGACCAAGCACATCAGCAAGAGCTACTAGCTAGTGCCAAGGAACAAGCAGAGCACATCATGCTCGTTGATCTAGAGCGCAATGACTTGGGGCGGGTGTGTGAGTGGGGATCAGTAGCGGTGAATGAACTGCTAGCCATCGAGCACTACAGCCATGTGATGCATTTAGTCAGCAACGTCGTCGGCACTCTCCAGCCTGCGTGTAACAGCATCGATTTAATTCGGAGTATGTTCCCTGGCGGCACCATTACGGGCTGCCCCAAAGTTCGCTGCATGGAAATTATTGAAGAACTAGAACCTGTACGGCGCAGCTTATTTTACGGTTCTTGTGGCTATTTAGACTGGCGCGGCCAACTCGACCTCAACATCTTGATTCGCACCTTGTTGATCACGAAAAGCGATCGCTCCACACTCAATGAACCCCAAAATTTTAAGGTATGGGGCCAGGTAGGAGCTGGAATTGTAGCCGATAGCGATCCAGAACGAGAGTGGTATGAGTCATTGCATAAAGCGCAAGCTCAACTAGCGGCCTTACGACTTGTAGAGTTACAGCCCCCAACCAGTTCCTAA
- the lpxA gene encoding acyl-ACP--UDP-N-acetylglucosamine O-acyltransferase, whose protein sequence is MTTTLIHPTAVIHPDAQLHPTVQIGPYAVIGPQVKVGPDTIIGPHVVLDGRTEIGARNHIFPGAAIGLEPQDLKYDGSVSLVQIGDDNRIREYVTINRATRADEATIVGSGNLLMAYVHVAHNCIVEDNVIISNAVSLGGHVHIESRAVIGGVGGIHQFVRVGQLAMVGGMSRITRDVPPYMLVEGNPIRVRTLNQVGLKRAGLMDLEDGQVFQSLKKAFRLLYRSGLTLEQALEKLELLPENEHLQHLCRFLQLSQLEGRRGPTPGQRKGMRSEN, encoded by the coding sequence TTGACTACAACACTGATTCATCCAACCGCAGTTATTCATCCAGATGCTCAATTGCACCCAACGGTGCAGATCGGGCCTTATGCCGTTATTGGGCCACAAGTCAAAGTTGGCCCTGATACCATCATTGGTCCCCATGTAGTCCTAGATGGTCGAACTGAAATCGGGGCTCGCAATCACATTTTTCCGGGAGCCGCAATTGGATTAGAGCCTCAAGACTTGAAATATGACGGCTCCGTCAGTTTGGTGCAAATTGGTGACGACAATCGGATTCGGGAGTACGTCACGATTAATCGAGCCACACGGGCTGACGAAGCAACGATAGTGGGCAGTGGCAATCTATTGATGGCTTATGTTCACGTCGCCCACAACTGCATTGTTGAAGACAACGTGATTATTTCCAACGCAGTCTCTTTGGGGGGCCATGTCCATATCGAGTCACGAGCGGTGATTGGTGGTGTGGGCGGCATTCATCAGTTTGTGCGCGTAGGACAGCTAGCAATGGTTGGTGGCATGAGCCGAATAACTAGAGATGTCCCTCCCTACATGTTGGTGGAAGGAAATCCTATCCGGGTCAGAACCCTCAACCAAGTGGGCTTAAAGCGCGCAGGCTTGATGGATCTAGAGGACGGACAGGTGTTTCAGTCTTTGAAAAAGGCGTTTCGCTTACTCTATCGTTCTGGCCTAACTCTGGAGCAGGCTCTGGAGAAATTGGAGCTACTGCCTGAGAATGAGCACTTGCAACATCTGTGTCGGTTTCTACAACTCTCGCAGTTAGAGGGGCGGCGTGGTCCCACTCCGGGACAGCGTAAAGGGATGAGGAGCGAAAATTGA
- the pipX gene encoding transcriptional coactivator PipX, translated as MSTETYLNHPTFGLLFRICLIEEGQELFATLYAQRLFFVVHTGSSGLKFEPIGRTDARILVENRLRVLRRMGQSKEGEQLQAIYKQTFQ; from the coding sequence ATGAGCACTGAAACTTATCTAAATCATCCAACCTTTGGCCTACTGTTCCGAATCTGTCTGATCGAAGAAGGTCAGGAACTGTTTGCCACCCTGTATGCTCAACGACTGTTTTTTGTAGTCCATACCGGATCAAGTGGCTTGAAGTTTGAACCGATAGGGCGTACGGATGCCCGCATCCTAGTAGAAAATCGGCTGCGAGTCTTGCGGCGAATGGGTCAATCTAAAGAGGGTGAACAGCTACAAGCGATTTACAAACAAACCTTCCAGTAA
- the lpxC gene encoding UDP-3-O-acyl-N-acetylglucosamine deacetylase has translation MLSEPKNAALPTSSNLLLAPVPLTSGPQQTLKTEFVCSGVGLHTGSQVQVRVLPAAVGQGRVFVRVDLPSAPEIAASVASVHQTMLSTELAQGEAKVRTVEHLLAALSGLGVDNARIELDGPEVPLLDGSAQYWAEAIAQAGVVAQAAPRQTYTLSEPIWVYQGDAFVAALPAPELRFTYGIDFDLPAIGNQWHSWSPSQENFAEAIAAARTFGLTHQIEQLRTNGLIKGGSLENALVCGEEGWLNPPLRFSNEPARHKLLDLVGDLSLLNLFPCAHVLAYKASHHLHTQLTQLIAQRMKDEDKG, from the coding sequence ATGCTTTCAGAGCCTAAAAACGCCGCGCTACCCACATCGTCAAACCTACTGTTGGCCCCTGTACCTTTAACTTCTGGCCCCCAGCAAACCCTAAAGACTGAGTTTGTTTGCTCTGGAGTAGGACTACACACAGGGTCACAGGTTCAGGTGCGGGTCTTACCTGCGGCTGTCGGCCAAGGTCGGGTCTTCGTGCGCGTGGACTTGCCCAGTGCACCTGAGATTGCTGCGTCTGTAGCGTCGGTGCACCAAACTATGCTGTCTACAGAACTGGCTCAAGGGGAAGCTAAAGTCAGGACTGTAGAGCATTTGCTAGCAGCTTTATCAGGTCTGGGCGTGGATAATGCTCGGATTGAACTAGATGGCCCTGAAGTGCCCTTACTGGATGGCTCAGCCCAATACTGGGCAGAAGCGATCGCCCAAGCAGGTGTAGTAGCCCAAGCAGCTCCCAGGCAAACCTATACCCTGAGCGAACCCATTTGGGTGTACCAAGGGGATGCCTTTGTGGCAGCGTTGCCTGCTCCAGAGCTGCGATTTACCTATGGCATTGACTTCGACTTACCCGCCATTGGCAATCAGTGGCACAGTTGGTCTCCGAGCCAGGAAAATTTTGCTGAAGCGATCGCAGCGGCTCGCACCTTTGGATTGACCCACCAAATTGAGCAATTACGCACCAATGGCTTAATTAAAGGCGGTAGCCTAGAAAATGCTTTAGTTTGTGGTGAGGAAGGATGGCTTAACCCGCCCTTAAGATTTTCAAATGAGCCAGCGCGTCATAAACTTTTAGATTTAGTAGGGGATTTAAGTTTATTAAATTTATTCCCTTGCGCTCACGTTTTAGCTTACAAAGCTAGCCACCACCTACACACCCAACTGACTCAGTTGATAGCTCAAAGGATGAAGGATGAGGATAAAGGATGA